The following proteins are encoded in a genomic region of Magnolia sinica isolate HGM2019 chromosome 1, MsV1, whole genome shotgun sequence:
- the LOC131239526 gene encoding glutamate receptor 3.4-like has translation MEKEVVAILGPQSSGIAHVISHVVDELQVPLLSFAATDPILAALQYPYFLRTKQSDYFQMNAVADMVEFYGWREVIAIFVDDDNGRSGITALGDALARKRSKISYKAAFPPGASETLINDLLVGVNLMESWVYVIHVNPDTGINIFSIAKYLGMMSNGYAWIATDWLTTALDSIEPVDPKKMNLLQGVVTLRHHTPDSNLKRKLVSRWNGLVRKGNAKLGLNAYGLYAYDSVWIVAHAVNEFLNEGGTVSFSRDSRLRDENGSTLHLVVLRAFDGGQKLLQKVLQMNFTGLTGQIRFDSEKTLVRPAYEILNIGGTWIWRVGYWSNYSHLLVVAPEVLYKKPPNASTASQRLLSVIWPGETPTTPLGWVFPNNGKPLRIAVSNRAIYKEFVTKDSGPDGVKGFCVDVFKAARNLLQYHVPHQFILFGDGEENPNYNDLVSRVADNKYDAAVGDISIITNRTRIVDFIQPYIESGLVVVATVKKIDSNARAFLKPFSLEMWLVTFAFFLFMGAVVWIREHRINSDFRGPLSQQLVTIFWFSFSTVFFADRENTMSTLGRALLLMWLFVVLIINSSYTASLTSILTVQQLTSRVEGIDSLILSNEPIGIQGGSFTKNYLIEELNVAESRIVTLKRPEDYEIALLRGPKGGGVTAIVDELPYIELFLSNTDCKFRVAGQEFTKSGWGFAFQRDSPLAVHLSTAILILSESGELQRMHDKWLSRDGCSTQMTNTIDVSRLSLKSFWGPFLICGITCFLALLVFFIRLFCQFRQKKKHPENREKSHPKDVQPVPHPGDDDGPVPPLAQPISYPALTRTTTIIRELL, from the exons ATGGAGAAAGAAGTCGTCGCCATCCTTGGCCCACAGTCCTCCGGGATAGCACATGTCATCTCTCACGTTGTCGATGAACTTCAGGTCCCACTACTGTCATTTGCAGCAACTGACCCGATACTTGCTGCACTACAATACCCGTATTTCCTCCGCACCAAGCAAAGTGACTACTTCCAAATGAATGCGGTTGCCGACATGGTTGAGTTCTACGGATGGAGGGAGGTAATTGCCATTTTCGTGGACGATGATAACGGGAGAAGTGGGATTACTGCATTGGGTGACGCCCTTGCAAGGAAACGGTCGAAGATATCATACAAAGCGGCGTTCCCACCTGGAGCGAGTGAAACACTTATCAACGACTTGTTGGTCGGAGTAAATCTGATGGAGTCTTGGGTTTATGTTATTCATGTAAATCCCGACACGGGTATTAACATTTTCTCCATCGCAAAATATCTTGGCATGATGTCCAACGGGTATGCGTGGATAGCAACAGATTGGCTCACTACCGCTTTGGATTCGATCGAACCAGTtgatcccaaaaaaatgaatcttcTACAAGGGGTCGTCACTCTTCGCCATCATACACCTGATTCCAATCTCAAACGGAAGCTTGTATCTAGGTGGAATGGTTTAGTTAGGAAGGGGAATGCTAAGTTGGGCTTGAATGCTTACGGGCTCTATGCATATGACTCTGTTTGGATAGTTGCTCATGCCGTCAATGAATTTTTGAATGAAGGAGGAACCGTTTCCTTTTCAAGAGATTCAAGGTTGCGGGATGAGAATGGAAGTACGCTGCACTTAGTAGTactccgtgcatttgatggaGGCCAGAAATTACTCCAGAAAGTGTTGCAGATGAACTTCACAGGTCTAACTGGCCAAATTCGCTTCGATTCTGAAAAGACTCTGGTTCGTCCTGCATATGAGATTCTCAATATTGGTGGGACCTGGATTTGGAGAGTCGGGTATTGGTCTAATTATTCGCATTTATTGGTCGTTGCTCCAGAAGTTCTATATAAAAAGCCGCCAAACGCATCCACTGCTAGTCAACGGCTTCTCAGTGTCATCTGGCCTGGTGAAACCCCAACTACACCACTTGGGTGGGTGTTCCCGAACAATGGGAAGCCGCTGAGAATCGCTGTTTCCAACCGTGCAATATACAAGGAATTCGTGACAAAGGATAGTGGCCCAGATGGGGTGAAAGGTTTTTGTGTCGACGTGTTCAAAGCTGCCAGAAACTTGTTGCAATATCATGTCCCGCACCAATTTATATTGTTCGGAGATGGTGAAGAAAATCCCAACTACAATGATCTTGTGAGTAGGGTCGCTGACAAT AAATATGATGCAGCCGTTGGGGACATATCCATCATCACGAACAGGACAAGGATTGTGGATTTTATACAACCTTACATTGAATCAGGCCTTGTTGTTGTTGCTACTGTCAAAAAGATCGACTCAAATGCACGGGCTTTCCTGAAGCCCTTCTCCCTAGAAATGTGGTTAGTAACATTTGCTTTCTTTCTCTTCATGGGAGCAGTTGTTTGGATTCGGGAGCATCGGATTAACAGTGATTTCCGTGGACCTCTAAGCCAACAGCTTGTAACGATTTTCTG GTTTAGCTTCTCAACGGTGTTTTTCGCAGACA GAGAGAACACCATGAGCACCCTCGGACGTGCGCTCCTACTGATGTGGCTGTTTGTAGTATTGATTATCAATTCAAGCTACACAGCTAGCTTAACGTCGATCCTCACAGTGCAGCAGCTTACATCGCGGGTTGAAGGAATTGACAGCTTGATCTTGAGCAACGAGCCTATTGGGATTCAAGGCGGGTCGTTTACCAAGAATTATCTGATCGAAGAGCTCAATGTCGCAGAGTCGAGGATTGTGACCTTAAAACGCCCAGAAGACTACGAAATTGCTCTTCTGCGTGGACCAAAAGGGGGCGGAGTCACTGCAATTGTCGATGAGCTTCCTTATATTGAGCTCTTCTTGTCCAACACCGACTGCAAGTTCAGGGTTGCTGGGCAGGAATTCACGAAAAGCGGATGGGGATTC GCCTTCCAAAGGGATTCTCCTCTAGCAGTGCACTTGTCGACAGCCATCCTCATCCTGTCTGAGAGTGGTGAACTCCAAAGGATGCATGATAAATGGCTTTCCCGCGATGGGTGTTCCACTCAAATGACCAATACAATCGATGTGAGCCGCTTGAGCCTCAAGAGCTTCTGGGGCCCCTTCCTCATATGTGGCATCACATGTTTCCTTGCACTTCTCGTGTTTTTCATAAGATTGTTCTGTCAGTTCAGGCAGAAAAAGAAACATCCGGAGAACCGTGAGAAAAGCCATCCTAAGGACGTACAACCTGTTCCACATCCTGGGGATGATGACGGACCCGTTCCACCTCTGGCTCAACCCATTTCCTATCCGGCTCTGACGAGAACGACTACAATTATCAGGGAGTTACTGTAA
- the LOC131239534 gene encoding pentatricopeptide repeat-containing protein At4g16835, mitochondrial-like produces MSLRSLTFELLKPLSIPKILLSENAFQNCDAFQHHNIQTQQLRNHTSAPPPKILVFPANNVTTAAAGALVTDVISLNKTIRFHLRNGDLDSARQVFEKMPVKTNFSWNLILTGYSRPGKLEEALQLFERILQPDVYSFNIMLACYFQNSEVVSARYLFDRMPVRDSASWNTMISGLCQNGKMLEAQEVFSAMPQKNDVAWSAMISGHVQSGDLGLAVGLFHQAPISEKGVFSWTAMITGFMSFGKVESARELFDEMPERNLVTWNSMVAGYVKNCRAEDALKLFRMMLEMGMRPNQSTFSSALLGCSDLSALELGKQIHQFISKLPLHLDTTCGTSLLSMYCKCGDLDDARKLFDEMPRRDVVTWNAMISGYAQHGFGEKAIQLFDEMRNERRKPNWITFVGVLLACNHAGLVELGIRYFDSMEKDYKVEARPDHFTCMVDLLGRAGLLAEAVDLIHKMPFEPHSAIFGTLLGACRIHKNLELAEFAAHKLLNLDPSSAAGYVQLANVYAAMNRWDDVARVRQSMKEKKVVKMPGYSWIEVKSLVHEFRSGDRIHPQLASIEKKLHELEKSMKAAGYVPDLDCALHDLEEERKELILSRHSEKLAIAFGLISTPPGTQIRVFKNLRVCRDCHNAAKFISAIEGREIIVRDTTRFHHFSNGKCSCGDYW; encoded by the coding sequence ATGTCTCTTAGAAGCCTTACGTTTGAATTACTAAAACCTCTCTCAATCCCAAAAATCCTTCTCTCTGAAAACGCATTCCAAAACTGTGATGCCTTCCAACACCACAACATACAGACACAGCAACTCCGAAATCACACATCTGCCCCGCCTCCCAAAATCCTCGTTTTTCCCGCCAATAACGTGACAACAGCAGCTGCAGGCGCTCTGGTCACCGACGTCATTTCTCTAAACAAGACTATTCGTTTTCATCTCAGAAATGGGGATTTGGATTCTGCACGCCAAGTGTTCGAGAAAATGCCTGTGAAGACGAATTTCTCTTGGAATTTGATCTTGACTGGGTACTCTAGGCCCGGGAAGCTGGAAGAAGCGCTGCAACTGTTTGAAAGAATTCTTCAACCAGATGTCTACTCCTTTAATATCATGTTGGCCTGTTACTTTCAGAACTCCGAGGTTGTAAGTGCTCGTTATCTGTTCGATAGAATGCCCGTAAGAGATTCGGcatcttggaatacgatgatatCCGGCCTCTGTCAGAATGGAAAGATGCTGGAGGCTCAGGAGGTCTTTTCGGCCATGCCACAGAAAAATGATGTTGCTTGGAGTGCTATGATTTCGGGGCATGTCCAAAGTGGCGATTTGGGTTTAGCAGTGGGTTTGTTCCATCAAGCACCGATCTCAGAAAAGGGGGTGTTTTCATGGACAGCAATGATCACGGGATTCATGAGCTTTGGCAAAGTTGAATCAGCGCGggaactgtttgatgaaatgcctgagaGGAACTTGGTGACATGGAATTCCATGGTGGCAGGTTATGTCAAGAATTGCCGAGCAGAGGATGCGCTGAAACTTTTTAGGATGATGTTGGAAATGGGCATGAGGCCCAACCAGTCGACCTTTAGCAGCGCTTTGTTGGGTTGTAGTGATTTGTCCGCTTTAGAATTGGGGAAGCAGATTCATCAGTTTATCAGCAAATTGCCATTGCATCTTGATACCACATGTGGGACTTCACTGCTGAGCATGTATTGCAAATGCGGAGATTTGGATGATGCGCGCAAGTTGTTCGATGAGATGCCCAGGAGAGATGTTGTCACGTGGAACGCAATGATTTCTGGCTATGCTCAACATGGCTTTGGAGAGAAAGCGATTCAATTGTTTGAtgagatgagaaatgagagaaggaAGCCAAATTGGATTACTTTTGTCGGGGTTTTATTAGCCTGTAATCATGCAGGATTAGTGGAACTTGGAATTAGGTATTTTGATTCTATGGAAAAGGATTACAAAGTTGAGGCTAGGCCAGATCACTTCACCTGTATGGTTGATCTGCTTGGTAGAGCTGGCTTGCTAGCCGAAGCGGTTGATTTGATCCATAAAATGCCTTTTGAGCCTCACTCGGCCATCTTCGGGACCCTTTTGGGTGCATGCAGAATCCACAAAAACTTAGAATTGGCTGAATTTGCAGCACATAAGCTGCTCAACTTGGATCCCTCGAGTGCAGCTGGTTATGTCCAACTAGCCAATGTTTATGCAGCAATGAACCGGTGGGACGATGTTGCGAGGGTCCGCCAGTCGATGAAAGAGAAGAAGGTTGTGAAAATGCCTGGGTACAGTTGGATCGAGGTGAAAAGCTTGGTTCATGAGTTCAGATCAGGAGATCGAATTCACCCCCAGTTGGCTTCTATTGAAAAGAAGTTACATGAGCTAGAAAAGAGCATGAAGGCTGCTGGATATGTGCCGGATCTCGATTGCGCATTGCATGATCTGGAGGAGGAACGGAAGGAGTTGATTCTATCAAGGCACAGCGAGAAGTTAGCTATTGCTTTTGGGTTGATCAGCACTCCTCCGGGGACTCAAATTCGGGTGTTTAAGAACCTTAGAGTCTGCAGAGATTGCCACAATGCTGCCAAGTTCATCTCTGCAATTGAAGGAAGAGAAATAATCGTTAGGGATACCACTCGGTTTCATCATTTCAGTAATGGAAAGTGCTCTTGCGGGGACTACTGGTGA